In Flavobacterium sp. N3904, one DNA window encodes the following:
- a CDS encoding DUF1572 domain-containing protein, which produces MNATTSYLESVKKQFLYYKMLGEKAMEQLEPEQLFVAVNDDTNSIAVIVKHLSGNMLSRWTDFLTTDGEKETRNRDAEFENDLQTKEQVLILWNSGWECFLGALDSLHPEQLSEIIYIRNEGHTVIEAINRQLAHYPYHVGQIVFYAKQLKNSEWNSLSIPKNKSKNYNAEKFAQEKSIKNFTEEEFRRLK; this is translated from the coding sequence ATGAACGCAACCACATCTTATCTTGAAAGTGTAAAAAAGCAGTTTCTCTACTATAAAATGTTGGGAGAAAAGGCAATGGAGCAGTTGGAGCCAGAACAACTTTTTGTTGCTGTAAACGATGACACCAATAGTATTGCCGTGATTGTAAAACACCTTTCAGGGAATATGTTATCACGCTGGACCGATTTCCTAACCACAGATGGCGAAAAAGAAACGAGAAACCGCGATGCCGAATTTGAAAATGATTTACAGACCAAAGAGCAAGTTTTGATTTTATGGAATTCTGGTTGGGAATGCTTTCTAGGAGCTTTGGACAGTTTACATCCCGAGCAACTTTCGGAGATAATTTATATCAGGAATGAAGGACATACGGTTATTGAAGCCATCAACAGGCAATTGGCTCATTATCCATACCATGTTGGACAAATAGTTTTTTATGCCAAACAACTGAAAAATAGTGAATGGAATAGTTTGTCAATTCCAAAAAATAAATCGAAAAATTATAACGCTGAAAAATTTGCACAAGAGAAATCAATCAAAAATTTTACCGAAGAAGAATTTAGACGATTGAAATAA
- a CDS encoding DNA topoisomerase IV: MKKLILLSPLLLLMSCYDVERNCKDFKTGKFKFEYEIDGVKKTTVFERNDSIEIETFEGKTDTSTVRWVNDCEYVLQKKHPKNKSEEKAIDMKILTTSKNSYTFEFGMIGVDKKHKGTVIKIAD; this comes from the coding sequence ATGAAAAAATTAATACTGCTCTCTCCTTTATTGCTGTTAATGTCCTGCTATGATGTAGAGCGCAACTGCAAGGACTTCAAAACCGGAAAATTTAAGTTTGAATACGAAATTGATGGAGTTAAAAAAACGACGGTTTTTGAACGCAACGATAGTATTGAAATTGAGACTTTTGAAGGAAAAACAGATACTTCGACTGTTCGTTGGGTGAATGATTGCGAGTATGTTTTGCAAAAAAAACATCCAAAAAACAAGTCTGAAGAGAAAGCTATTGACATGAAAATTTTGACAACTTCAAAAAATTCGTATACCTTTGAATTTGGAATGATTGGCGTTGACAAGAAGCACAAAGGAACAGTTATCAAGATTGCAGATTAG
- a CDS encoding TerC family protein, giving the protein MEVFLNPDAWIALLTLTFLEIVLGIDNIIFISIATGKLPIDDRKKATKVGMFLAMFMRIALLFGINFLTQMKKPWFTIDWSWLHAGITGQSVILLLGGLFLIYKSTNEIREKVDEKGHEEKELGKAAAKSFQNVILQIIMIDLVFSFDSILTAVGMTNGVEGALIIMITAVVISVLIMMQFAVPVGNFVNKHPSIQILGLSFLILIGFMLLTESAHLANALIFGSHVTPVPKGYLYFAISFSLFVEILNMKMTKKKKS; this is encoded by the coding sequence ATGGAAGTATTTTTGAACCCAGATGCATGGATTGCCTTATTGACATTGACCTTTCTTGAAATTGTTTTAGGTATTGACAACATCATTTTTATCTCTATTGCAACTGGAAAATTACCAATTGATGACCGCAAAAAAGCGACCAAAGTCGGAATGTTTTTGGCCATGTTTATGCGAATTGCTCTTTTGTTTGGTATCAATTTTTTAACCCAAATGAAAAAACCTTGGTTTACAATTGATTGGAGTTGGTTGCATGCAGGAATCACAGGGCAAAGTGTCATTTTGTTATTGGGGGGGCTATTCTTAATTTATAAAAGCACCAATGAAATTCGCGAAAAAGTAGATGAAAAAGGGCATGAAGAAAAAGAATTGGGTAAAGCTGCCGCAAAATCTTTTCAAAATGTAATTCTGCAAATTATAATGATTGATTTGGTTTTCTCTTTTGACAGTATTTTGACTGCTGTGGGGATGACAAACGGAGTAGAAGGAGCATTAATCATCATGATTACTGCTGTGGTAATTTCTGTTTTGATTATGATGCAATTTGCAGTTCCAGTCGGAAATTTTGTCAACAAACATCCATCGATTCAAATTTTAGGGTTGTCGTTTTTGATTTTAATTGGATTCATGCTATTGACTGAAAGTGCCCATTTGGCCAACGCCCTTATTTTTGGTAGCCATGTGACACCAGTGCCAAAAGGGTATTTATACTTTGCCATTTCGTTCTCTTTATTTGTAGAAATATTAAATATGAAAATGACCAAAAAGAAAAAATCATAA
- a CDS encoding DUF294 nucleotidyltransferase-like domain-containing protein, giving the protein MKNTISHRVADFLKSFPPFTFLNQKDIEVLSEQISIIYKEKDSVIFAENEETHSSFYVVHKGAVALRKGQKTDILDMCDEGDVFGLRPLIANENYKMEARTYEESILYAIPIAIFRPYALENKDVGNFLIQSFASNTRNPYSKSHRGKLYGETLAGEILDTDTKLFDIQPVKYSKKIVTCSSITTAKAIAEMMTKKNVGAILVVEDKLPIGIITDKDLRNKIVTGQYPITTAASVIMTTPVITYPKKLTTTQAQMAMMKSNISHICLTKDGTPNTKAVGILSKHDVMVSLGNNPAVLIKAVKRAKKYKDIKPIRTSIMHLLQGYLDQNIPITLTSKIITELNDVCIQQVIEIALKKMSTPPPTKFAWLAMGSQGRSEQLLQTDQDNALVYEDVPEELKEKTKKYFLELATHVNKGLFEIGYDYCPAEMMASNPKWCLSLGEWKKLVHHWITNTGKEEVLLSFIFFDYSLTYGDSELVNKLSDYILENIKANPVFYLHLVSGALQSPSPTGFFRDFLLEQDGANKDFFDIKRRALMPLSDAARVLILSHAVKSISNTPERFEKLAELEPQNRELYLACSYSYRALLKFRTKQGLLHNDSGQYIALEHLTKLEKIKLKSTFKTIKEIQEIISIRFNPSNIL; this is encoded by the coding sequence ATGAAAAATACCATTTCGCATAGAGTTGCTGATTTTTTAAAAAGCTTCCCTCCTTTTACTTTTTTAAATCAAAAAGATATTGAAGTCCTTTCGGAACAAATATCGATTATCTACAAAGAAAAAGACAGTGTGATTTTTGCCGAAAATGAAGAAACACATAGCTCTTTTTATGTAGTTCACAAAGGAGCTGTTGCATTGAGAAAAGGTCAAAAAACTGACATATTAGACATGTGTGACGAAGGCGACGTGTTCGGATTGAGACCGCTCATTGCCAACGAAAATTACAAAATGGAGGCCAGAACTTATGAAGAAAGTATTCTTTACGCCATTCCAATTGCGATTTTCAGGCCATATGCGCTGGAGAACAAAGATGTTGGCAATTTTTTGATTCAAAGTTTTGCATCCAATACCCGAAATCCATATTCTAAAAGTCACAGAGGAAAACTGTACGGAGAAACTTTAGCTGGAGAAATTTTGGATACCGATACCAAATTATTCGACATTCAGCCCGTAAAATATTCTAAAAAAATAGTCACTTGTTCGTCTATCACTACGGCAAAAGCGATAGCTGAAATGATGACCAAAAAAAATGTAGGAGCAATACTCGTTGTGGAAGACAAACTGCCCATTGGAATTATCACCGATAAAGATTTAAGGAACAAAATTGTAACTGGTCAATATCCCATCACAACAGCAGCATCTGTGATAATGACAACGCCTGTTATTACCTATCCCAAAAAACTGACCACAACACAAGCACAAATGGCCATGATGAAAAGTAACATCAGCCATATATGTCTTACTAAAGATGGTACTCCAAATACTAAAGCAGTCGGCATCCTTTCCAAACACGATGTAATGGTTTCATTGGGAAATAATCCGGCTGTATTGATAAAAGCAGTAAAAAGAGCCAAAAAATACAAAGATATAAAACCCATACGAACCAGTATCATGCATTTGTTGCAAGGTTATTTGGATCAAAATATTCCAATAACGCTCACTTCAAAAATTATCACTGAACTGAACGATGTTTGCATTCAACAAGTTATCGAAATAGCATTAAAAAAAATGAGTACTCCGCCTCCCACTAAATTTGCATGGTTAGCAATGGGAAGTCAAGGGCGTAGCGAGCAATTATTGCAAACCGATCAGGATAATGCCTTAGTATATGAAGATGTTCCAGAAGAATTAAAAGAGAAAACAAAAAAATATTTCTTGGAATTGGCCACTCATGTCAACAAAGGATTATTTGAAATTGGATATGATTATTGCCCTGCCGAAATGATGGCGTCAAACCCTAAGTGGTGCTTAAGCCTTGGCGAATGGAAAAAACTCGTACACCATTGGATAACAAATACCGGAAAAGAAGAAGTATTATTGTCTTTCATATTTTTTGATTACAGCCTCACTTATGGTGATAGTGAACTTGTAAACAAACTGTCCGATTATATTTTGGAAAATATAAAAGCAAACCCCGTATTCTACCTTCATTTGGTAAGCGGTGCTTTGCAAAGTCCCTCTCCTACTGGTTTCTTTAGAGATTTTTTATTGGAACAAGACGGTGCAAACAAAGATTTCTTTGACATTAAAAGAAGAGCTCTAATGCCTTTGAGCGATGCCGCAAGAGTATTGATTTTATCCCATGCCGTAAAATCCATCAGTAATACCCCAGAACGATTTGAAAAACTGGCAGAACTGGAACCTCAAAATAGAGAATTGTATTTGGCCTGTTCCTATTCCTACCGAGCTTTATTGAAATTTAGAACAAAACAAGGACTTTTGCATAATGATTCCGGTCAATACATTGCCTTGGAACATTTAACCAAATTAGAAAAAATAAAGCTCAAAAGTACTTTTAAAACCATCAAAGAAATACAAGAAATTATTTCCATACGTTTTAATCCATCAAATATATTGTAA
- a CDS encoding PolC-type DNA polymerase III: MDFFKKKPIDESLLKSVESTRFVVLDTETTGFDYDNDRILCIGAITLQNGVIAIPESFEIYIHQDHYDKNSAQIHGILKDWVMNKPTELEALQQFLTFLGDAIIIAHHTIFDITMINRALERNGLPILTNKTLDTAYLYKKTLIMSNLLERKEKYALDDLADKFDISKKDRHTAMGDAYITAIAFLKIVKKLKDLKGKTEFTLRDLF; encoded by the coding sequence TTGGATTTTTTCAAAAAAAAACCGATTGATGAATCACTTTTAAAATCTGTTGAAAGTACTCGTTTTGTAGTTTTGGATACAGAAACAACCGGTTTTGATTACGACAATGACCGAATACTTTGCATAGGTGCCATCACTTTACAAAACGGAGTAATTGCAATTCCTGAGAGCTTTGAAATTTACATACACCAAGATCATTACGATAAAAACAGCGCCCAAATTCATGGCATTTTGAAAGATTGGGTTATGAACAAGCCCACAGAATTAGAAGCATTACAACAATTTTTGACTTTTTTGGGAGATGCCATTATCATTGCGCATCACACCATATTTGATATAACAATGATTAATCGTGCACTTGAACGAAATGGACTCCCAATTCTAACTAATAAAACATTGGACACGGCATATCTTTATAAAAAAACACTGATAATGTCCAACTTATTGGAACGCAAGGAAAAATACGCCTTGGATGATCTCGCCGATAAATTTGATATCTCCAAGAAAGACCGCCATACCGCAATGGGTGATGCTTATATTACTGCAATTGCTTTCTTGAAAATTGTAAAAAAATTAAAAGATTTAAAAGGTAAGACCGAATTTACTTTAAGAGATTTGTTTTGA
- a CDS encoding DNA gyrase/topoisomerase IV subunit A, whose protein sequence is MKDEEDDNIISDNEENNSEDHSIDDNKDENDSDEIIDVDAKHFEGQHFYENTEDENDTITKVTGMYKDWFLDYASYVILERAVPAIEDGFKPVQRRIMHSLKELDDGRYNKVANVVGHTMQYHPHGDQSIGDAMVQIGQKELLIDCQGNWGNILTGDGAAASRYIEARLSKFALEVLYSPKITDWGVSYDGRRAEPNNLPVKFPLLLASGAEGIAVGLSTKVLPHNFNELIDASIKILKGKPFTLYPDFLTQGIADVSNYNDGMRGGRVRVRAKIGQLDKNTLVITQIPFSTNTTTLIDSILKANDKGKIKIKKIEDNTAAEVEILIHLFPGVSPDKTIDALFAFTACETSVAPLGCVIEDNKPLFIGVSDMLKISTNRTVQLLKSELEIQLGELEEQWHFLSLERIFIENKIYRDIEDKTTREDVIQAVDDGLKPFTKNLKRAVTEEDILRLLDIRIMRISKFDSNKAQDKIEALEGSIEQVKYDLEHIIDFAIAYFTKLKEKYGKGRERQTELRIFDDIEATKVVLRNTKLYVNREEGFVGTSLKKDEYVTDCSDIDDVIVFLRDGKMMITKVDAKTFVGKDIIHVAIFDKSDKRTIYNMIYRDGKSGPSYIKRFNVSGVTRDKPYDLTNETAGSQTLYFSCNPNGEAEVITILLRQVGSIKKLKFDIDFAALAIKGRASKGNLVSKYPIKKIELKEKGISTLLPRKVWFDDTVQRLNVDARGELLGEFRPSDKILVISQAGKIKVITPELTTHFDGDMIVLEKWVPKKPISAIYYDGEKERYYIKRFLVETENKEESFITEHPNSRLEIVATDYRPVAELVFTKVKGVQKENMTVDIESFIAVKGFKALGNQLTTDKLKQVNLLEPLPYEAPEEIIPEEIEVQGETNADDTDIQLDDDGQVVLF, encoded by the coding sequence ATGAAAGACGAAGAAGACGATAACATAATTTCAGACAACGAAGAAAATAATTCGGAAGATCATTCTATTGATGACAATAAAGACGAAAATGATTCCGATGAAATTATTGATGTGGATGCCAAACATTTTGAAGGGCAGCATTTTTACGAGAATACAGAGGATGAAAATGATACCATAACCAAAGTTACAGGAATGTACAAAGATTGGTTTTTGGATTATGCTTCTTATGTAATTCTGGAGCGAGCCGTTCCCGCGATTGAGGATGGTTTCAAACCCGTGCAACGAAGAATCATGCACTCTTTGAAAGAGTTGGATGACGGTCGTTACAATAAAGTTGCCAATGTAGTTGGTCATACCATGCAATACCACCCACACGGAGATCAGAGTATTGGTGACGCAATGGTACAAATTGGGCAGAAAGAATTATTGATTGACTGTCAGGGAAACTGGGGAAATATCTTAACGGGTGACGGAGCTGCGGCTTCCCGTTATATTGAGGCGCGTTTGTCAAAATTTGCTTTGGAAGTTTTGTATTCTCCAAAAATTACCGATTGGGGAGTTTCCTATGATGGGCGTCGTGCTGAACCAAATAACTTACCGGTAAAATTCCCGTTATTACTGGCATCAGGAGCTGAGGGAATCGCGGTAGGTCTTTCGACCAAAGTACTGCCGCATAACTTTAATGAGCTGATAGATGCTTCGATTAAAATTCTGAAAGGAAAACCATTTACCTTATATCCAGATTTTTTGACGCAAGGTATTGCCGATGTGTCTAATTATAATGACGGAATGCGTGGCGGACGTGTTCGAGTTCGTGCCAAAATTGGTCAACTCGACAAAAATACGTTGGTGATTACCCAAATTCCGTTTTCGACCAATACAACGACTTTGATTGACAGTATTTTGAAAGCCAATGATAAGGGCAAAATCAAAATCAAAAAAATTGAAGACAATACAGCCGCTGAAGTAGAGATATTAATTCATCTTTTTCCAGGAGTTTCTCCGGATAAAACTATCGATGCCTTGTTTGCATTCACTGCCTGCGAAACTTCGGTAGCACCATTGGGTTGTGTGATTGAGGATAATAAACCGTTGTTTATAGGGGTTTCCGATATGTTGAAAATTTCGACTAACCGAACCGTTCAGCTTTTGAAAAGTGAACTCGAAATCCAATTGGGCGAACTCGAAGAGCAATGGCATTTCCTGTCATTGGAACGAATTTTTATCGAAAATAAAATCTACCGTGACATTGAGGATAAAACGACTCGGGAAGATGTAATACAAGCCGTTGACGATGGATTGAAACCGTTTACCAAAAATTTGAAACGTGCTGTTACCGAAGAAGATATTCTACGATTATTGGATATCCGAATCATGCGTATTTCCAAATTCGACAGCAATAAGGCACAGGACAAAATCGAAGCTTTAGAAGGAAGTATTGAACAGGTAAAATACGATTTGGAGCACATCATTGATTTTGCCATTGCCTATTTTACAAAATTAAAAGAGAAGTACGGAAAAGGCAGGGAACGCCAAACCGAGTTACGTATTTTTGATGATATTGAAGCCACAAAAGTGGTTTTAAGAAATACCAAATTATATGTAAATAGGGAAGAAGGTTTCGTTGGAACTAGCTTGAAAAAAGACGAATATGTTACCGATTGTTCCGATATCGATGATGTAATTGTTTTTCTAAGAGATGGAAAAATGATGATTACCAAAGTCGATGCTAAAACATTCGTTGGGAAAGACATTATCCATGTTGCTATTTTTGACAAAAGTGACAAGCGCACCATTTACAATATGATTTACCGCGATGGAAAATCCGGACCATCTTATATCAAACGATTCAATGTTTCGGGAGTTACCCGTGACAAACCGTATGATTTGACCAATGAAACTGCAGGCTCGCAAACTCTGTATTTTTCATGTAACCCTAATGGAGAAGCCGAGGTCATCACCATTTTACTGCGTCAGGTTGGAAGTATTAAGAAATTAAAATTCGACATTGATTTTGCGGCTTTAGCGATTAAAGGCCGAGCTTCCAAAGGGAATTTGGTTTCTAAATATCCAATCAAGAAAATCGAATTGAAAGAGAAAGGGATTTCTACTTTATTGCCAAGAAAGGTTTGGTTTGATGATACCGTGCAACGATTGAATGTTGATGCAAGAGGAGAATTGTTGGGCGAATTTAGACCGAGTGACAAAATTCTAGTGATTTCGCAAGCAGGAAAAATAAAAGTCATTACGCCAGAATTGACCACACATTTTGATGGTGATATGATTGTTTTGGAAAAATGGGTTCCTAAAAAACCAATTTCAGCCATTTATTATGATGGTGAGAAAGAGCGTTATTATATCAAACGTTTCTTGGTAGAAACCGAAAATAAGGAAGAATCATTTATTACAGAACATCCGAACTCAAGATTGGAAATTGTAGCAACAGATTATCGTCCTGTAGCTGAGTTAGTTTTTACAAAAGTAAAAGGAGTTCAAAAAGAGAATATGACCGTAGATATTGAGTCTTTTATTGCCGTAAAAGGATTTAAAGCACTCGGTAATCAATTAACAACGGACAAATTGAAACAGGTGAATCTATTGGAACCTTTGCCGTATGAAGCTCCCGAGGAAATTATTCCCGAAGAAATAGAAGTACAAGGAGAAACCAATGCCGATGATACTGATATTCAGTTGGATGACGACGGACAGGTCGTTTTGTTTTAG
- a CDS encoding PDDEXK nuclease domain-containing protein yields the protein MSENLQNKALFSQVVELLQNARQQVLRTVNSTMVYTYFEIGRMIVEEEQNGKDRAEYGKQLLKGLSEQLNNKFGKGFSVVNLESMRKFYLTYSISETVSRILQIQKSQSATGEFNTNISQSVTGFSENQKTQSLISFFKLTWTHYVFLIRIDDLSERRFYEIESEKYNWSVRELKRQYDSALYTRLALSRDKAGILKLSEKGQIIEKPKDIIKDPYILEFLGLPELHQYSESELEEEIINKLEHFLLELGHGFTFVARQNRITFDDKHFRIDLVFYNRILKCFVLIDLKIGELKHQDLGQMQMYVNYYDREMRLEDENKTIGIVLCQNKSDLVVEYTLPENNEQIFASKYKTILPSREDLIQLISESK from the coding sequence GTGTCAGAAAATCTTCAAAATAAAGCTTTGTTTTCTCAAGTAGTCGAATTATTGCAAAATGCTCGACAACAGGTTTTACGTACCGTAAATTCAACAATGGTTTATACCTATTTTGAAATAGGAAGAATGATTGTGGAAGAAGAACAAAACGGAAAAGACAGAGCCGAATATGGGAAGCAATTATTAAAAGGGCTTTCTGAACAGTTGAATAATAAGTTTGGAAAAGGGTTTTCTGTAGTTAATTTAGAGAGTATGAGGAAGTTTTATTTGACTTACTCAATTTCCGAGACAGTGTCTCGGATTTTACAAATTCAAAAATCCCAGTCAGCGACTGGGGAATTCAATACTAATATATCTCAGTCAGTGACTGGGTTTTCTGAAAATCAAAAAACGCAGTCGCTGATTTCGTTTTTCAAACTAACTTGGACACATTATGTTTTCTTAATACGAATTGATGACTTAAGCGAGAGACGTTTCTATGAAATAGAATCCGAAAAATACAATTGGAGTGTTCGGGAATTAAAACGCCAATATGATTCGGCACTTTATACACGATTGGCTTTAAGCCGAGATAAAGCAGGGATTTTGAAACTTTCTGAAAAAGGCCAGATTATAGAGAAACCAAAAGATATTATCAAAGACCCCTATATTTTGGAGTTTTTAGGATTGCCTGAATTGCATCAATATTCTGAATCGGAGTTGGAAGAAGAAATTATCAATAAATTAGAACATTTTTTATTAGAATTGGGTCACGGTTTTACTTTTGTAGCCAGACAAAACAGAATTACTTTTGATGATAAACATTTTCGAATTGATTTGGTTTTTTATAACCGAATATTGAAATGTTTTGTTCTAATTGATTTAAAAATAGGAGAATTAAAGCATCAAGATTTAGGACAAATGCAAATGTATGTCAATTATTACGACAGAGAAATGCGTTTGGAAGACGAGAACAAAACCATTGGAATTGTCCTTTGCCAAAACAAAAGTGATTTGGTTGTAGAATACACTTTACCTGAAAATAACGAGCAAATATTTGCCAGTAAATACAAAACAATTCTGCCAAGCAGAGAAGATTTAATACAATTAATATCGGAATCAAAATAA
- a CDS encoding DNA topoisomerase IV subunit B — MSDQNQYTEDNIRSLDWKEHIRMRPGMYIGKLGDGSSPDDGIYILLKEVLDNCIDEFVMGAGKTIEVTIKDKTVTVRDYGRGIPLGKVIDVVSKMNTGGKYDSLAFKKSVGLNGVGTKAVNALSHFFRVESVRDDKQKAAEFSGGNLVLEEDVIETTKRKGTKVSFIPDEAIFKNYKFRYEYVIKMLKNYCYLNNGLTIIFNGEKYYSENGLKDLLEETIHADDLEYPIIHLKGDDIEMALTHSKTQYSEEYHSFVNGQNTTQGGTHLAAYREAIVKTIREFYNKSFEASDVRKSVVSAISIKVMEPVFESQTKTKLGSTDMGSEPGMPSVRTFVNDFVKTKLDNYLHKNPVTADALLRKILQAERERKELSGIRKLATDRAKKANLHNKKLRDCRAHLPDTKNPKSLESTLFITEGDSASGSITKSRDVNTQAVFSLRGKPLNSYGMSKKIVYENEEFNLLQAALDIEDGLEKLRYNNIVIATDADVDGMHIRLLLITFFLQFFPELIKEGHLYILQTPLFRVRNKKETIYCYSEEERKDAIEKLKPKPEITRFKGLGEISPDEFKNFIGETIRLDPIMMDKNTSIEQLLSFYMGKNTPDRQDFIIKNLKVEIDVLEEVK, encoded by the coding sequence ATGTCAGATCAAAATCAATACACCGAAGATAATATCCGTTCTCTCGACTGGAAAGAACACATCCGTATGCGTCCTGGGATGTACATTGGAAAACTCGGAGACGGATCTTCACCAGATGATGGTATTTATATTTTATTAAAAGAGGTTCTCGACAACTGTATTGATGAATTTGTAATGGGGGCTGGTAAAACCATCGAAGTGACCATTAAAGATAAAACAGTTACTGTTCGTGATTATGGGCGTGGAATTCCATTAGGGAAAGTGATTGATGTGGTTTCCAAAATGAATACCGGTGGAAAATACGATTCATTGGCCTTCAAGAAATCAGTTGGTTTGAATGGAGTGGGGACAAAAGCAGTGAATGCATTGTCTCATTTTTTTCGTGTGGAATCCGTTCGTGATGACAAACAAAAAGCGGCCGAGTTTTCGGGCGGGAATTTAGTTCTCGAAGAAGATGTAATTGAAACTACAAAGAGAAAAGGTACTAAAGTATCTTTTATACCGGATGAAGCTATTTTTAAGAACTATAAATTCAGGTATGAGTATGTAATCAAAATGCTCAAAAACTATTGTTACTTAAACAATGGTTTGACGATAATTTTTAATGGTGAAAAATATTATTCCGAAAACGGGTTAAAAGATTTACTGGAAGAAACCATACACGCTGATGATTTAGAGTATCCGATTATTCACCTCAAAGGGGATGATATCGAAATGGCTTTGACGCACAGTAAAACCCAATATAGCGAAGAATACCACTCTTTTGTGAATGGACAAAACACCACACAGGGAGGAACGCATCTCGCGGCTTATCGTGAAGCAATTGTCAAAACGATAAGAGAGTTTTACAACAAAAGTTTTGAAGCTTCAGATGTTCGTAAATCGGTTGTGAGTGCCATAAGCATCAAAGTAATGGAACCTGTTTTTGAGTCACAAACCAAAACCAAACTGGGTTCGACTGACATGGGTTCTGAACCAGGAATGCCTTCGGTTCGTACGTTTGTAAATGATTTTGTAAAAACAAAATTAGACAATTATTTACACAAGAATCCAGTAACAGCCGATGCTTTATTGCGAAAAATTCTCCAAGCCGAACGCGAGCGTAAAGAATTATCGGGAATTCGAAAACTAGCCACAGATCGTGCCAAAAAGGCCAATCTTCACAATAAAAAATTAAGGGATTGCCGTGCACATCTTCCAGATACAAAAAACCCAAAGAGTTTGGAAAGTACTTTGTTTATTACCGAGGGAGATTCGGCTTCCGGGTCGATTACCAAATCTCGTGATGTAAATACTCAGGCGGTGTTTAGTTTGCGTGGTAAGCCTTTGAATTCCTACGGAATGAGTAAAAAGATTGTGTATGAAAATGAAGAGTTCAATTTATTGCAGGCGGCTTTGGATATCGAAGATGGATTGGAAAAATTGCGTTACAACAACATCGTAATCGCGACCGATGCCGATGTCGATGGAATGCACATTCGCTTGTTGTTGATTACTTTTTTCCTGCAGTTTTTTCCGGAATTAATCAAAGAAGGGCATTTGTATATTTTGCAAACACCACTTTTTAGAGTTCGAAACAAGAAAGAAACCATTTATTGCTATTCGGAAGAAGAACGAAAAGATGCTATAGAAAAACTAAAACCAAAACCGGAAATCACCCGATTTAAGGGATTGGGAGAGATTTCGCCAGATGAGTTTAAGAATTTTATTGGAGAAACGATTCGCCTTGATCCTATTATGATGGATAAAAATACTTCTATCGAGCAGTTATTGTCTTTTTATATGGGTAAAAACACTCCCGACAGACAAGATTTTATCATAAAGAATCTGAAGGTAGAGATTGATGTTTTGGAAGAAGTGAAATAA
- a CDS encoding NADPH-dependent FMN reductase, whose protein sequence is MKIIAFAGSPSKKSINKKLATYAAGLFENGQVEVLDLNDYEMPLFSVDKEEIIGQHPLAKAFLEKITTADLLVVSLAENNGNYSAAFKNTVDWCSRINGKLFQHKPMLLMATSPGARGGASVLEIAKNNFPRFAANIKAVFSLPSFEANFDIEANVISNVELDKQLKEIVCNF, encoded by the coding sequence ATGAAAATCATAGCCTTTGCTGGAAGTCCAAGCAAAAAGTCCATCAATAAAAAATTGGCCACTTATGCTGCGGGTTTGTTTGAAAATGGTCAAGTTGAGGTTTTGGATTTAAACGATTATGAAATGCCATTATTCAGCGTTGACAAAGAGGAAATAATAGGTCAGCATCCATTGGCGAAAGCATTTCTTGAAAAAATAACCACTGCCGATCTTTTGGTAGTTTCTCTTGCCGAAAATAATGGAAATTACAGCGCCGCTTTCAAAAACACAGTGGATTGGTGCTCTAGAATAAACGGAAAACTATTTCAACACAAACCAATGTTATTGATGGCTACATCACCTGGTGCTAGAGGTGGAGCAAGTGTTCTGGAGATTGCCAAAAACAATTTTCCCCGATTTGCGGCCAATATTAAAGCTGTTTTCTCATTGCCTAGTTTTGAGGCTAATTTTGATATTGAAGCTAATGTTATTTCAAACGTTGAATTAGATAAACAACTTAAAGAGATTGTTTGTAATTTTTAA